From the Leucobacter denitrificans genome, one window contains:
- the nrdF gene encoding class 1b ribonucleoside-diphosphate reductase subunit beta: MNYKLGHAVRAINWNRIEDDKDLEVWNRLVNNFWLPEKVPLSNDVQSWETLNEAEKLLTMRVFTGLTLLDTIQGTVGAVSLIPDAVTPHEEAVYTNIAFMESVHAKSYSSIFSTLCSTQEIDEAFRWSTENENLQKKAQIIVDYYEGDDPLKRKVASTLLESFLFYSGFYLPIYWSSKAKLTNTADLIRLIIRDEAVHGYYIGYKYQVALENETEERRQELKDYTFALLYDLYENEVKYTQDLYDPVGLTEDVKKFLHYNANKALMNLGYEPMFPKEMTDVNPAILSALSPNADENHDFFSGSGSSYVIGKAEATEDEDWDF, translated from the coding sequence ATGAACTACAAGTTGGGGCACGCGGTTCGGGCGATTAACTGGAACCGTATCGAGGACGACAAGGATCTCGAAGTCTGGAACCGTCTGGTGAACAACTTCTGGCTGCCAGAGAAGGTGCCGCTCTCAAACGACGTGCAGTCGTGGGAGACGCTGAACGAGGCCGAGAAGCTACTCACCATGCGGGTGTTCACCGGCCTCACCCTGCTTGACACAATTCAGGGCACTGTCGGTGCAGTTTCACTCATCCCAGATGCGGTGACCCCGCATGAAGAGGCTGTGTACACGAACATTGCGTTCATGGAGTCAGTGCACGCGAAGAGCTATTCATCGATCTTCTCGACGCTGTGTTCGACGCAGGAGATCGATGAGGCGTTCCGCTGGTCGACCGAGAATGAGAACTTGCAGAAGAAGGCGCAGATCATTGTCGACTACTACGAGGGCGACGATCCGCTCAAGCGCAAGGTCGCTTCAACCCTTCTCGAGTCGTTCCTCTTCTACTCGGGCTTTTATCTGCCGATCTATTGGTCGTCGAAGGCGAAGCTCACCAACACAGCAGACCTGATCCGCCTCATTATCCGCGACGAGGCAGTGCACGGCTACTACATCGGCTACAAGTACCAAGTAGCGCTCGAGAACGAGACCGAAGAGCGCCGCCAGGAGCTCAAGGACTACACGTTCGCACTGCTCTACGATCTCTACGAGAACGAGGTGAAGTACACGCAGGATCTGTATGATCCGGTGGGCCTCACCGAAGACGTGAAGAAGTTCTTGCACTACAACGCGAACAAGGCGCTCATGAACTTGGGTTACGAGCCGATGTTCCCGAAGGAGATGACCGACGTGAACCCGGCCATCCTCTCGGCGCTGTCGCCGAACGCAGACGAGAACCACGACTTCTTCTCGGGCTCCGGTTCTTCTTACGTTATCGGCAAGGCAGAGGCCACCGAAGACGAGGATTGGGACTTCTAA
- a CDS encoding tyrosine-type recombinase/integrase, which yields MSATKRESWGSLRKLPSGRWQARYPGPDGETYTARTEDDKSLTFLTKTDARRWLAAVHTKISLGQWEPPAVVAARHRADTEQEKARSMGFEEYSKRWLQMIRTEPNRSGKMRAVGTVRSYAGKVTGYLVPEFGDTPLKEIDADRIREMTDRLDQIPAPLNPKSKFNGITRPVLIVLMMILRQAAREGIIPAAPNVSIPRQESVRYDADHDESEDVITPIQVEALYEAVPNQWAIMVQLAAWCQLRRGECLGVQRRDIEWHDDGSATLHVRRQLNANTGDYTELKSEAGKRSLSVPKLMIRRLKEHLNEYVAAEAKAPVIPSSPRGSVPLSNTRWGYIWADARERVPNLPHRFRFHDLRHTGLTLFAQEGATLAELMRRGGHADIHIVLRYQHATMSRDRELADRMSVRVTGTISGAPSEGETS from the coding sequence ATGAGTGCGACGAAGAGGGAATCGTGGGGGAGCCTACGGAAGTTGCCCTCCGGGCGTTGGCAGGCTCGGTACCCGGGCCCAGATGGCGAGACCTACACGGCGAGAACCGAAGACGATAAGTCGCTCACGTTTCTCACCAAGACGGACGCCCGCCGATGGCTTGCGGCGGTGCATACGAAGATTTCGCTCGGGCAGTGGGAGCCTCCTGCGGTCGTGGCGGCACGACACCGCGCTGATACGGAGCAGGAGAAAGCACGTTCCATGGGCTTCGAGGAGTACTCGAAGCGCTGGTTGCAGATGATCAGGACCGAACCGAACCGCAGCGGCAAGATGCGCGCCGTTGGAACGGTTCGCTCCTACGCGGGCAAAGTGACGGGGTATCTCGTCCCGGAGTTTGGCGATACTCCTTTGAAAGAGATTGACGCCGATCGTATTCGTGAGATGACAGATCGACTCGACCAGATACCGGCACCGCTGAATCCGAAGTCGAAGTTCAACGGCATCACAAGACCGGTGCTGATCGTGCTCATGATGATCCTGCGCCAAGCCGCTCGCGAGGGCATCATTCCTGCCGCACCGAACGTTTCGATCCCACGCCAGGAGTCCGTTCGATACGACGCCGACCACGACGAAAGCGAAGACGTCATCACGCCGATACAGGTCGAAGCGCTGTATGAGGCAGTGCCGAACCAGTGGGCGATCATGGTGCAGCTTGCTGCGTGGTGCCAGCTCCGACGGGGCGAGTGCCTGGGCGTACAGCGCCGAGATATCGAATGGCATGACGATGGCAGCGCAACACTGCACGTGCGCCGCCAGCTCAACGCCAACACCGGCGACTACACCGAGCTGAAAAGTGAGGCGGGCAAGCGTTCGTTGAGCGTTCCGAAACTCATGATTCGTCGTTTGAAGGAACACCTCAACGAGTACGTCGCTGCGGAGGCCAAAGCTCCCGTGATCCCATCGAGCCCGCGGGGCAGCGTGCCGCTTTCGAACACTCGCTGGGGGTACATCTGGGCTGACGCACGTGAGCGCGTTCCAAACCTGCCGCATCGCTTCCGGTTCCATGACCTCCGGCACACGGGCTTGACGCTCTTCGCGCAGGAGGGAGCAACTCTCGCGGAGCTGATGCGACGCGGCGGCCACGCTGACATCCATATCGTGCTCCGATACCAGCACGCCACGATGAGTCGAGATCGGGAGTTGGCGGATCGCATGAGTGTTCGTGTCACCGGGACGATCTCCGGGGCACCAAGCGAGGGCGAGACGTCGTAA